GGTTCAATTCAGAGCCAAGGCAACCAGCGCACGTTGCAACGTGGGTCCATTAAAGGCCCACAATACGCGTTTACCTAATTATTCAATTTatcatcattatatatatacttaattatttatatacctatatatatataattataaataaattatataaaaatattatctcatTATTATGTATGAATGTTTTCCTAATTATACACTTTTTAggtatattaatttaaaagaaattcaaaaaaaaaaagaaacaaaagttatatgctcatatatcattaataatagaaaaacttGTAAAAGAATGCCAAATATACAATTAacatacaaaacatataaaacagaTCATGTAAGATGCCCTAAGCACATTAATCTTTGTCAAATTCGTTAGAAATAGAGCGTTCAAATTGTGGTAATGATAATGGCGGTAAAGATTTCGATGTTAATGATTGGACGGTACGGTTGAAATTACCACGACTTTCTGCTGAACTGGCTTTCTGAATGGACTTTCTTTTGGCTCTTTCTTTTCTGCCTCCATTTCTGTCGAGAGTTCCAGACAAGAAAGCCACAATTGCCTTTTGAATTTCGCTGTCTGTGGCATCTTTTGTTGACAAATTTCTTCGTATTGCTTCTATAAACATGAAAGTCATATACGAAGtgttttcacaaaaatttttacaaataatatagttaaataatCTTTAAGATATTCACAAAATATTCTGAATAACGTCAAacatatttaaagattttagtatATGACAACgattagaattaaataaatgacatttaagtaaaaaaaaacaattacatacaattgcttttaaatatttatatttaataacttacaaaaatttactttcaataacTTGACAAAATTTAAGAGCTCGGAAAGACTTTTTACTAAGTTCACTTTGTCCCgttcaattcaatttttttgccaCTTCGTTATTTCTTACGGATGATATCATTCGCTTTGTGGCTTCCTTGAGATTTTGCCCGCCTTTTGCTGCTACTCccttcatctaaaaaaaattgcaatatacTACAAACTAATTACAGATgtgattaaaatgttttgacttaggaaatattttattagctCTTCCAataaatcctttaaaaaaaagttctataccTAACCAATTACCAGTTGGTTAggtaaaaagataattttcatgtaattacatatatttataaccaTTTCAGTTAGTTCTCAAACTTTCATAAgcattttttagacaacttaATCAGTATGGCTCTTTATTGACAAAGATTATGTCCTTAAGTTttacaatttgaaaaatattgtaaataacatttttactgtTTCAGAATCACTAATATATACACAAAACAATAGCCTCTCACAAAAATCATCgctttaaaatgaatttttgaattatGTTGTTAGGTTAAGACATAAGTCATTGGTCCACTTACAAaaattaatctttaattttaactatataaattaaaaaaacttaaactattaaatttggaaaaataattattaaaatcatgTTTGAAACAATTCTAAAACTTACAagcttaataaaaacaattttatccaGCTTTAGTGCATCCTCAAGTTGCTGCAATTGTTCGATGTCACAAACCGGCAAATCAAGAGAATCAAatatatcatcatcatcatcatcatctttacAACCTTGTGTAAGAGACTGTAACATGGCAGTGTTGTTGTTCACTTGCTTCTGCATATTATTCATAGCAGCTTTAAGTTCCACTTGAAGAAGAAGAATCTTGTTCAAAGTGGCAGTAGTTGATGAAAAGGCAGTAGTTGATGAAATTAGTGAAACAGTTTCAGCATTGCTAACAAGCTCAGGCTCAATAAGCTGTTCtctattaacattattattactgtCATTTGAGGAACTATTTTGAAGTTGGCTAGTTAACAATTCTTCTTTTGAAACAACTGCTTTTATTAATGTTTGATTTGCATTAGGAAATGGAGGAGGTGTTAATGCATGaggagataattttttttttgctgttcgATCACTTTTTTCAATTATGTTCCATTCTTTATTGACTATAGGAGCAGGTGGTAGcagataagattttttaaattgtggtTGTTCATAATAAT
This genomic interval from Hydra vulgaris chromosome 01, alternate assembly HydraT2T_AEP contains the following:
- the LOC136074874 gene encoding uncharacterized protein LOC136074874, whose amino-acid sequence is MSGTKESYGKAQFYLSKATVTSDLQSDAESQRLHPKRIQKYPAENYDSDSQDYYEQPQFKKSYLLPPAPIVNKEWNIIEKSDRTAKKKLSPHALTPPPFPNANQTLIKAVVSKEELLTSQLQNSSSNDSNNNVNREQLIEPELVSNAETVSLISSTTAFSSTTATLNKILLLQVELKAAMNNMQKQVNNNTAMLQSLTQGCKDDDDDDDIFDSLDLPVCDIEQLQQLEDALKLDKIVFIKLMKGVAAKGGQNLKEATKRMISSVRNNEVAKKLN